The Desulfofundulus salinus genome includes the window GGTGGACACCTACCAGGAGGACCTGGGACGCACCGTGGGCGAGGAAATGCTGCAACCCACCCGCATTTACGTCCGCACGGTACTGCCGCTGCTGGAACAATTCGACATCCGGGGCATGGCCCACATTACCGGCGGCGGTCTTACCGAAAATATACCCCGCATTTTGCCCCCGGGTACAGCCGCGGTTCTGGAACGCCGGTCCTGGCCCGTGCCTCCGGTTTTCTCCCTCATCCAGTCCATCGGCCGGGTGGCGGAGGAGGAAATGTTCCGTACCTTTAATATGGGCCTGGGACTGCTAATGGTGGTCCCGGCAGAACAAACCGACGCCCTCTTAACACACCTGTCGCAACTGGGCGAAAAAGCCTACCTTGTGGGCGAAATAGCCGGAGGCGGGCGGGAAGTAAAGTATGTTTAAGTCGGGGGGAGGATAATGAAAAAATTGCGTTTGGGCGTCCTGGCCTCGGGAAGGGGCTCCAACCTGCAGGCCATCATGGATGCCATCGACGAAGGGCGCCTGTCGGCCGAGGTAGTGGTGGTGATCAGTGACAACGGGGAGGCAAAAGCCCTGGAACGGGCCCGCCTCCGCGGTATACCGGCCATTCATATTAACCCGGCCCAATTTCCCGACAAACACACGTATGAAGAAGCCATTGTGGACACCTTAAAAAAACACCAGGTTGAACTTGTTTGCCTGGCCGGCTACATGCGCCTGGTGGGCAGGGTTATGCTGGAAGCATTCCCCAACTGCATCATGAACATCCACCCGGCCCTTTTGCCGGCCTTTCCCGGCCTGCACGCCCAGCAGCGTGCCCTGGAATACGGCGTCCGCTACAGCGGCTGCACGGTGCACTTTGTGGATGAAGGAATGGATACCGGGCCAATCATTCTGCAGGCTGTGGTTCCGGTTTTACCCGACGACACCCCCGAAACCCTGGCCGACCGCATTTTAGAA containing:
- the purN gene encoding phosphoribosylglycinamide formyltransferase, with amino-acid sequence MKKLRLGVLASGRGSNLQAIMDAIDEGRLSAEVVVVISDNGEAKALERARLRGIPAIHINPAQFPDKHTYEEAIVDTLKKHQVELVCLAGYMRLVGRVMLEAFPNCIMNIHPALLPAFPGLHAQQRALEYGVRYSGCTVHFVDEGMDTGPIILQAVVPVLPDDTPETLADRILEQEHRIYPEAIALFAAGRLELRGKRVYIKEA